One region of Armigeres subalbatus isolate Guangzhou_Male chromosome 3, GZ_Asu_2, whole genome shotgun sequence genomic DNA includes:
- the LOC134225887 gene encoding SUMO-activating enzyme subunit 1 produces the protein MVEANGIELTEQEAELYDRQIRLWGLDSQKRLRAARILIAGVNGLGAEIAKNVILSGVKAVTLLDDQIVKEADFCSQFLAPYDSLGTNRATASLSRAQQLNPMVELKADTEELAKKSDDFFKKFDVVCIIGANTEQLLRIDAVCREAGIKFFAADLWGMFGFSFADLQEHNFAEDVVKHKIVSKPHEKTKTELVTSTVKRTLTYPSYQAMLDFDYKAQSYARKLKRSGPAVPLLRVLQKFRDDVKRDPMYSEREADLLQLLKIRDEIAADMIPDSAFVHVFAQISPAAAIVGGALAHEIIKTVSQKEAPHYNVFLFDPESCCGFIESIGVDA, from the exons ATGGTCGAAGCAAACGGAATCGAACTAACCGAGCAAGAGGCCGAGTTGTACGATCGGCAGATTCGTTTGTGGGGTCTCGATTCTCAGAAAAG GTTGCGAGCGGCTCGTATCTTGATCGCTGGTGTCAATGGTTTGGGGGCGGAAATAGCTAAGAATGTGATTTTGTCCGGTGTGAAAGCTGTTACTTTGCTCGATGATCAAATAGTAAAAGAAGCGGATTTCTGCTCTCAATTTTTGGCCCCATATGATTCGTTGGGGACAAACCGTGCGACAGCTTCCTTGTCCAGGGCTCAGCAGCTGAATCCGATGGTGGAATTGAAGGCGGACACGGAGGAACTGGCAAAGAAATCTGATGATTTCTTCAAAAAGTTTGACGTTGTATGTATTATTGGTGCCAACACTGAACAGTTACTTCGCATCGATGCTGTGTGCCGAGAAGCTGGTATTAAATTTTTTGCCGCCGATTTGTGGGGGATGTTCGGATTCAGTTTTGCTGATCTTCAAGAGCACAACTTTGCTGAGGATGTTGTAAAGCACAAGATTGTATCCAAACCTCACGAGAAAACCAAAACTGAGCTGGTTACGTCCACGGTCAAGCGCACTTTAACCTATCCATCGTATCAGGCCATGCTGGACTTTGACTACAAGGCTCAATCATACGCCAGAAAGTTGAAACGGTCGGGACCGGCTGTGCCATTACTGCGCGTGCTGCAGAAATTCCGCGATGATGTGAAACGAGATCCAATGTATTCGGAACGGGAAGCAGATCTGCTGCAGCTGTTGAAAATTCGCGACGAAATCGCAGCCGATATGATTCCGGATAGTGCGTTTGTTCACGTTTTTGCGCAAATTTCTCCCGCAGCTGCTATCGTTGGAGGTGCTTTGGCACATGAAATTATTAAAACAGTCTCCCAGAAAGAAGCACCTCACTACAATGTGTTTCTCTTCGATCCGGAAAGCTGTTGCGGTTTCATCGAATCGATTGGTGTGGATGCCTAA
- the LOC134225214 gene encoding GPI mannosyltransferase 3, which translates to MLDKVLLFFAALRVASVFIVRTWYVPDEYWQSLEVAHRLAFGYGHLTWEWTYGIRSYVYPSMIAGLYKLLELVKFDCVELLVLLPRLLQALLSAYSDYRFYVWSKKSKWSIFMIATSWFWFYTASRTLSNTLEASLMVIALSFFPWTGSECTVFLWPVAISVFVRPTSAIAWVPLCLYHMKKSSHPVWELLLKRYLVIGFVVGTFAVAVDSFIHGSLLLSPYEFLRFNVLKGIGSFYGEHPWYWYVNVGLPTVLGISTLPFLLAAVETLRHRQVYKERAILLTSVLFTLVVYSMLPHKEFRFLLQILPICLYVSADFLSRWSRKASGKLVWFAALVLLVGNAIPAGYLSFTHQRGTLDVMSSLQNIARNYQDENGHAAKFLFLMPCHSTPFYSHIHHNTTMRFLRCEPTFHEDRIYIDEAETFYKDPTSWLRRSIPVHPRSAMPSHVIAFDSLEPEIKDFLGNYEKYETFFHSDYTTDRIGGNVVVYERYNPSKSTPAPSIPQVEENDQPINNDEPEP; encoded by the exons atgCTGGATAAAGTGTTATTATTCTTCGCTGCGCTGCGAGTGGCGTCTGTGTTTATCGTGAGGACCTGGTACGTTCCGGACGAATATTGGCAGAGCCTGGAAGTGGCTCATCGGCTTGCATTTGG TTATGGTCACCTCACCTGGGAATGGACATACGGCATCCGCAGCTACGTGTATCCATCGATGATAGCTGGGCTGTACAAGCTGTTGGAACTGGTTAAGTTTGATTGTGTTGAGCTTCTTGTTTTGCTTCCACGACTGCTGCAAGCCTTACTGTCGGCTTACTCGGATTACCGATTCTACGTGTGGTCGAAAAAAAGCAAGTGGTCCATTTTCATGATAGCCACATCCTGGTTCTGGTTCTACACCGCATCCCGTACGCTATCGAACACTCTGGAAGCATCGCTGATGGTCATCGCTCTTAGCTTTTTCCCCTGGACGGGATCGGAGTGCACAGTTTTCTTGTGGCCAGTTGCGATTTCGGTTTTCGTGAGACCAACTTCTGCCATTGCGTGGGTCCCATTGTGCCTGTATCATATGAAGAAATCTTCCCATCCAGTATGGGAGCTGCTGTTGAAACGTTATCTCGTGATTGGATTTGTTGTTGGCACATTTGCGGTAGCAGTTGATAGCTTCATACATGGCTCACTTTTGCTGTCACCCTACGAGTTTCTACGTTTCAACGTGCTAAAAGGCATCGGAAGTTTCTACGGAGAGCACCCTTGGTACTGGTATGTTAATGTTGGACTTCCGACTGTTTTGGGAATTAGTACATTGCCGTTCCTGTTAGCTGCCGTGGAAACTCTTCGTCATCGCCAAGTGTACAAAGAACGAGCCATTTTACTTACAAGTGTACTTTTCACGCTTGTAGTTTACTCGATGCTACCACATAAAGAGTTCCGTTTTCTGCTGCAAATTTTACCCATTTGCCTTTATGTTTCGGCAGATTTTCTATCCCGATGGAGTAGGAAAGCTTCAGG TAAACTGGTATGGTTCGCTGCTCTCGTGCTGTTAGTTGGCAATGCCATTCCGGCAGGGTATTTGAGCTTTACACATCAGCGTGGCACATTAGATGTCATGTCTTCGCTTCAGAACATTGCAAGGAATTATCAGGATGAAAATGGTCATGCAGCTAAGTTTTTGTTTCTTATGCCCTGCCATTCTACGCCATTCTATAGTCATATCCACCATAACACGACCATGCGTTTCTTGCGTTGTGAACCGACTTTCCACGAGGATCGCATTTATATAGACGAAGCGGAGACTTTCTACAAGGACCCGACCAGTTGGTTGCGACGAAGCATACCAGTTCATCCGCGTAGCGCAATGCCATCGCACGTGATCGCTTTCGATTCGCTAGAACCAGAGATCAAGGATTTCCTCGGCAACTACGAAAAGTATGAGACCTTCTTCCATTCCGATTACACTACAGATAGGATTGGCGGGAATGTCGTTGTATATGAAAGATACAACCCAAGCAAATCTACACCGGCGCCATCTATACCACAAGTAGAAGAAAATGACCAACCGATTAATAATGATGAACCAGAACCATGA